ATTTATCTAAATTTAGGTAAATGACTTTTTTCTTAATTAATTGTATAGATAGAGTTAATCTGATTTCAAATGGCTCAAAGATAAATTTATTAACTTATAGTTTTATCAATAAAAAATCTTGAATTTGTTCATCCCATCTGAAATAATTCCAGGGTACAGCTTTTTTCCTGCAATTATGGAATAGGAGTCTACTACCTGTGTCATTATTCCTGCCATTTACTAAGGATGGATATCTTTATCCTGGTATTTATTATCTGAGTTGGGCAGATTTTCTGAGCAGGTTTGGTACGAATTACCAGAGACGAACATTATTGGAGGGATTATATTCAGCGCTAACATTACTTGCTCAAGCTGGATGCAAAGAAGTTTATATCGGCGGTAGTTTTGTTACTGTTTAAGAGGTTTCTAATGATTTTGATGGTTGCTTTGATGTGATGGCGATCCAGCAAAGCCTTTTAGATCCCATATTTTTGGATTCAGAAGCTCAAAGACAAAGATTTCATGGTGAAATGAGATTAGATTATATGTCTTCTTTTCAAAACTACTTGAGAACAGATCGCAATGGTAACTCTATTGGCATTATTGCTCTTAACCCCCAAGAATTAATTGAGGAGTTGTAATGATTCAGAACAAACATCAATACGAGATAACTAAATCGAAGATACAAGATTTGGAAAGAGGTTTGGCTCAATTGATCGTCGATCAAAACAAAATGCAG
This genomic stretch from Merismopedia glauca CCAP 1448/3 harbors:
- a CDS encoding DUF6932 family protein, with amino-acid sequence MSLFLPFTKDGYLYPGIYYLSWADFLSRFGTNYQRRTLLEGLYSALTLLAQAGCKEVYIGGSFVTV